A stretch of DNA from Sphingomonas sp. SORGH_AS_0879:
GGGGCCTGCACCGTCGGGCCCAACTATGCCGGGCCGCCCCAGGCGATCGGATCGGCGGCGACCCCGCCCGCCGGGTTCGTTCGCGCGGACAACATGCTCGCGACCACCGCACCGGCGGTGGCCGACTGGTGGACGACGCTGAACGACCCGATGCTCACCTGGCTGGAAGAGCGCGCGCTGGAGGCCAATCCGAACGTCGCGGTGGCGCAGGCGCGGTTGAAGCAGGCACGCTCGGCTCTACGGCTGGAGCGGGCCAACCAGGCGCCCAACGCCAATGCCAGTGCGACCTATCTCCATGCCAATCTGCCGGGCCTGAACCTGGGCGGCAGCGGCTCGGGCGAAGGGCAGGGCGGTGCCGATGGCGGCGGCGGTTCGGGCGGTCAGAGTGTCAATTTCTTCAACCTCGGCTTCGATGCGAGTTGGGAGGTCGATCTGTTCGGCGGACGCCGCCGCACGGTCGAGGCGGCGCGCGCCAATGCGGCGGCGGCGGAGGCCAATGTCGCCGACGCGCAGGTGTCGCTCAGCGCCGATGTCGCCCAGGCCTATATCGGGCTGCGCGACACGCAACAGCGGCTGATCCTGGCGCGCGATGCGTCGCGGATGCAGCGCGATACGCTCAAGCTGACCGAGCAGCGCTTCGCCAACGGCACCGCCTCGCAACTGGAGGTGGAGCGGTTGCGCAACCAGGTCGAGAGCACCGATGCGCAGATCCTGCCGCTGTCCTCCTCGGTCGAGACCTATCTCAACGCGCTGGCGATCCTGATCGGCGAGGCGCCGGGGACGTTGGACCAGCGGCTGACCCAGGCGGGGCCGGTGCCGTTGCCGCCCGCGCAGGTGGCGGTGGGCGATCCGACATCGCTGCTCCAGCGCCGCCCCGATATCCGCGCCGCCGAGCGCAACCTGGCGGCGCAGACCGCGCGGATCGGCGTGGCGGAGGCGGCCAAGTTCCCGCGCCTCAACCTGATGGGGATCATCGGCATCGGCGGCACCTCGCTGGACTCGCTGACCGATCTCGACAATCTGGTGACGCTGGGTGCGCCGATGCTCCAGTGGAATGTGCTCAACTTCGGGCGGGCCAATGCGCGTGTCGGCCAGGCCGAAGGCGCGCGGGATGAAGCGGAGGCGCAATATCGCGGCGCGGTCCTGTCGGCGCTACGCGATGCGGAGGATGCGCTGTCGCGTTTCCGGGCGCGGCGGAACACGGTGGCGACGCTCGCCCGCGCCAAGGCGTCGGCGGATCGCTCGGCGGTGTTGATGCAGCAGCGATATCGGGCCGGGGCCGCGACCCTGATCGACACGCTGGATGCGGAGCGGCAGCGGGTGGCGGCGGACCAGTCGCTGTCGCAGGCGGTGGCGGGGCTGACCAATGATTATGTGTCGTTGCAGAAGGCGCTGGGCCTGGGTTGGCGCGTGCCGTCTTAATTCGCTCGGGAAGAGCGTGATGGAGGGGTGGTGCCGGTCCGTCCTGCCCCTCCACCATCGCTGACGCGATGGTCCCCCTCCCCATCGAAGATGGGGAGGATTGGGGGGACTGGACGGTGCGGAATATCCCAAATCCTCCCCAAGCTCTGCTTGGGGAGGGGGACCGCCGGGCGTCAGCCCGGTGGTGGAGGGGCAGGGGGCCTCTAGCTAGCGTTGAAGGCCCCTCCACCACGCCCTGCGAGCGCGATCCCCCTCTCAATCGGAGATAGGGAGGATTGGGAGGCTACGCCCCCGCTGCCGCGATCCGTTCGCGGGCTTCGCGTTCGATCGTTTCCAGTTCCTCGACCGTCTGCACCAACGCCGTCATCTGCTGGCGGAGTTC
This window harbors:
- a CDS encoding efflux transporter outer membrane subunit translates to MRKQLSLIPLLLLGACTVGPNYAGPPQAIGSAATPPAGFVRADNMLATTAPAVADWWTTLNDPMLTWLEERALEANPNVAVAQARLKQARSALRLERANQAPNANASATYLHANLPGLNLGGSGSGEGQGGADGGGGSGGQSVNFFNLGFDASWEVDLFGGRRRTVEAARANAAAAEANVADAQVSLSADVAQAYIGLRDTQQRLILARDASRMQRDTLKLTEQRFANGTASQLEVERLRNQVESTDAQILPLSSSVETYLNALAILIGEAPGTLDQRLTQAGPVPLPPAQVAVGDPTSLLQRRPDIRAAERNLAAQTARIGVAEAAKFPRLNLMGIIGIGGTSLDSLTDLDNLVTLGAPMLQWNVLNFGRANARVGQAEGARDEAEAQYRGAVLSALRDAEDALSRFRARRNTVATLARAKASADRSAVLMQQRYRAGAATLIDTLDAERQRVAADQSLSQAVAGLTNDYVSLQKALGLGWRVPS